In Paenibacillus larvae subsp. larvae, the following proteins share a genomic window:
- a CDS encoding S8 family peptidase — protein sequence MKKIGFLFFSFTLVCFIASPFSFAQNLGPAEETKSKYLISFHTSIDYELIKNLESKIIVEYQDMPVVAVEISENNVSKLKDYPQIEFFEPDLKIKPVSELKVPAESILLFKGLFLDQKKASPQIVPWGIEKINALKVQEKGFTSKGIKIGIIDSGIDYTHDDLVVCGGTSFVEGNTDYMDDYGHGTAVAGIIGATNNHIGVAGIAPDSELFSIKVLDSKGDGDISAVISEIEWAVKNKINIINLSLETTTDSKTLKKAVKEAYKKGVLLVSAAGNNGFNKDDTIAFPAAYKEVIAVGAINSRNERTFYSSSGKDLELMAPGASIYSTSLNINIR from the coding sequence ATGAAAAAAATCGGTTTTCTCTTCTTTTCCTTTACCTTGGTATGTTTTATTGCATCGCCCTTTTCTTTTGCACAAAATTTGGGACCTGCAGAGGAAACAAAATCAAAGTACTTAATTTCTTTCCATACCTCCATTGATTATGAGCTAATCAAAAACTTAGAGAGTAAGATAATAGTAGAGTATCAGGATATGCCTGTGGTTGCTGTGGAGATTTCTGAGAACAATGTTTCGAAATTGAAGGATTATCCCCAAATTGAGTTTTTTGAACCTGATCTTAAAATCAAACCTGTTTCTGAATTAAAGGTTCCTGCTGAATCTATCCTATTATTTAAAGGATTATTCCTTGATCAAAAAAAGGCTTCACCCCAGATAGTTCCTTGGGGAATAGAAAAAATAAACGCATTAAAAGTACAAGAGAAAGGTTTTACCAGTAAAGGGATTAAGATAGGAATTATTGATTCCGGTATTGATTATACACATGATGACCTAGTGGTCTGCGGGGGGACAAGTTTCGTTGAAGGAAATACAGACTATATGGATGATTATGGGCACGGAACAGCGGTAGCAGGTATTATTGGGGCAACAAACAATCATATTGGTGTTGCAGGTATAGCACCAGATTCCGAACTGTTTTCCATAAAGGTACTAGACTCAAAAGGTGATGGGGATATTAGTGCTGTCATTTCCGAGATAGAATGGGCAGTTAAAAATAAAATAAATATCATCAATCTAAGCCTTGAGACCACAACGGACAGCAAGACGCTAAAAAAAGCTGTGAAAGAAGCTTATAAAAAAGGTGTACTATTGGTATCAGCCGCCGGAAATAATGGATTCAACAAAGACGATACAATTGCTTTCCCGGCTGCCTACAAAGAGGTCATTGCTGTTGGAGCAATAAACAGCAGAAATGAACGGACATTTTATTCAAGCTCCGGAAAAGATCTTGAATTAATGGCTCCGGGAGCTAGCATCTATAGCACATCACTGAATATCAATATTCGATGA
- a CDS encoding S8 family serine peptidase produces MASAHVTGVAAQIWGAKPDLLKNKDIRKILDKTATKLGKKRTYGYGLVDALKAFDYIWE; encoded by the coding sequence ATGGCCTCAGCACACGTGACGGGTGTAGCCGCTCAAATTTGGGGGGCCAAACCCGATTTATTGAAGAACAAAGACATTAGAAAGATTTTAGACAAGACTGCAACTAAATTGGGGAAGAAAAGAACGTACGGGTATGGATTGGTGGATGCTCTGAAAGCCTTCGATTACATATGGGAATGA
- a CDS encoding site-specific integrase, with protein MEGVKKPKVTKTEMKFYDESEAKKVIESLYKESAMWRLFILTAILGGLRRGEILALEWCNINFEEGFISVNKSISLTVNGQAIIKEPKTKGSKRNITMPEWYFKELKEYWTEWKKEKLKVGELWSGGNFQYVFHAGFGKPIYHTQPSKWWREFCSRHDLRYIRFHDLRHSHVAILLENETDLKIIQERLGHSSYQTTADTYAHVSKNINKATADKLNKLDPRKNSSTTRQQL; from the coding sequence ATGGAAGGAGTAAAGAAACCGAAAGTAACTAAAACTGAAATGAAATTTTATGATGAGTCTGAAGCTAAAAAAGTGATCGAATCTTTATACAAAGAATCTGCCATGTGGCGATTGTTTATTCTTACAGCAATTTTAGGAGGGTTAAGACGCGGTGAGATTCTGGCATTAGAGTGGTGCAATATTAATTTCGAAGAAGGGTTTATTTCTGTTAATAAAAGTATTTCCCTGACGGTAAATGGACAAGCAATAATTAAAGAGCCAAAAACCAAGGGGTCTAAAAGAAATATAACTATGCCGGAGTGGTATTTCAAAGAGCTTAAGGAATATTGGACGGAATGGAAAAAGGAAAAATTGAAAGTAGGGGAACTATGGAGCGGAGGAAATTTTCAATATGTATTTCATGCTGGCTTTGGAAAACCGATATATCATACACAGCCTTCAAAATGGTGGAGGGAGTTTTGTAGCCGACATGATTTAAGATATATTCGATTTCATGATCTACGCCACAGTCACGTTGCCATTCTTCTTGAAAATGAAACCGACCTAAAAATTATTCAAGAACGACTCGGCCACTCTTCATATCAAACTACAGCGGATACCTATGCTCATGTCTCTAAAAACATTAACAAAGCCACTGCCGACAAATTAAATAAATTAGACCCTCGAAAAAATTCGTCAACAACTCGTCAACAATTGTAA
- a CDS encoding BhlA/UviB family holin-like peptide, which yields MEDQIFNTALNTGIFGALFIWLLFTTMKKNEVREKEYQKTISENQEVIREQAKSFSLLSSDIAEIKGILKEKHDGDVE from the coding sequence ATGGAGGACCAAATTTTTAATACAGCGCTAAATACCGGGATATTTGGTGCGCTGTTTATCTGGCTGCTTTTTACTACAATGAAGAAAAATGAAGTACGGGAGAAGGAGTATCAGAAGACTATTAGCGAGAATCAGGAAGTCATTCGGGAGCAAGCGAAGTCTTTTAGCCTTCTTTCCAGTGATATTGCCGAGATCAAAGGGATTTTAAAAGAAAAACATGACGGAGATGTTGAATGA
- a CDS encoding LexA family protein: protein MIDELGKNGGLEELTKSNEISDLQNNDVFNSTRKRIKIPIYGSVLTSPNGLVFKNYLGERWEDIELTDDNYFYILIKKDSMIGDAIMPDDLALIKEEHNEDYFGLSAGIVDNEECTIRRIYKKDDSIVLYPSNPTFPPRIFKGQELNRIQIIGKIQQIIRNFKN from the coding sequence TTGATTGACGAACTTGGTAAAAATGGAGGACTAGAAGAGTTAACTAAAAGTAACGAAATCAGTGATCTGCAGAATAACGATGTTTTCAATTCCACAAGAAAGAGGATAAAAATCCCTATTTATGGTTCAGTTTTAACAAGCCCGAATGGTTTAGTTTTTAAAAACTACTTAGGGGAAAGATGGGAGGATATTGAGCTTACAGATGACAATTATTTCTACATTTTAATTAAAAAAGACTCAATGATAGGGGATGCAATTATGCCGGACGACCTTGCATTGATTAAAGAAGAACACAATGAGGATTATTTTGGACTATCAGCAGGAATTGTTGATAACGAAGAATGTACAATCAGGCGAATTTATAAGAAAGACGATTCTATTGTTCTTTACCCATCGAACCCTACGTTTCCACCAAGGATATTTAAAGGTCAAGAATTGAATCGTATACAGATTATAGGAAAAATTCAACAAATTATACGAAACTTCAAAAATTGA
- the cmpA gene encoding cortex morphogenetic protein CmpA — protein sequence MPQWLCNQLMRAFQNKNRRQIRLLNDSWFFYRNRK from the coding sequence ATGCCTCAATGGCTTTGCAACCAACTTATGCGGGCATTTCAAAACAAAAACCGCCGGCAGATCCGTTTGCTGAATGACAGCTGGTTTTTTTACCGCAACCGAAAATAA
- a CDS encoding SprT family protein, with amino-acid sequence MTDEELQAWVEDISLTSFGRSFRHKASFNRRLSSTGGRYMMKSHNIEISQKQWDVYGREEVEKIIKHELCHYHLHLMGRGYRHRDREFKQLLKAVGGARYCKALQDKPPKPFKYQLVCTKCGHIYRRKRKMDPAKYACGSCRGKLRLEVLDFYPQS; translated from the coding sequence ATGACAGATGAAGAGCTTCAGGCGTGGGTAGAGGACATCTCCTTGACGTCTTTTGGCCGTTCGTTCCGGCATAAAGCCTCCTTCAACAGAAGATTAAGCTCTACTGGTGGCAGATATATGATGAAAAGCCACAATATTGAGATTAGCCAAAAGCAATGGGACGTATATGGGCGGGAAGAAGTGGAGAAAATTATTAAGCATGAGCTTTGCCATTATCATTTACACTTGATGGGGCGGGGTTACCGTCACCGAGATCGGGAATTTAAGCAGCTTCTTAAGGCTGTAGGCGGTGCGAGGTATTGTAAAGCTTTGCAGGACAAGCCTCCTAAACCTTTTAAATATCAGCTTGTCTGTACTAAATGCGGGCACATTTATCGCAGAAAAAGAAAGATGGATCCGGCAAAATATGCTTGCGGATCTTGCCGCGGTAAACTTCGTTTAGAGGTACTTGACTTTTATCCGCAATCATGA